The following nucleotide sequence is from uncultured Draconibacterium sp..
AAAATTAGCATAAACAAGGTATATCAGCAATAAAACAACTATTGCCGTTGATACATATAATATTATACTGTAGATTTTACTATTGTTGAATGCCAGTGGATAAATAATAACCACGGCTGTAATTATTAGTATAACACTAACTGTAGCTCCTAATCTGTTTTTAAAAAGCCTCATTGTCCCTCGTAAACTAATTCAAGTTACGAAATAATTGAGCTTGAGTCAATGCCTTATCTCGACGAAAAAAGTTTCAGGGGTAAATAATGGCGTGATAAATTTCTGTTTTCCATTCAGCCTGTTTTATTCTTTGGGGGCCAAAGATTCCTTCGGTTTATTGGCCTCCATCGTCATGCCGGGATAAAGTGAAAATCGTTTCACATCGGTAGTGAATATTTCTATCATTTCATCATCATCACTCTGAGGCGTGTTGCTGAAATAAAGGTTATAGGCGGCATGCATAGGAACCATAACTTTACAGCTTAACTTTGGAGGGATGCGAATATCCATAAAATCACAATAATCTTCGTTATCCCAAACCAGGTCTGTCAGCATATTTACATACAGTGTGTCGTTGGTTGGATTAATGAGTTTGAGCTTTTTAAAATTCTGATCAGACGGAATATATTCCATTTCCGGATCAATCATTGCTCCAACCATAACAAGCATTATTTCTCCAACCACATTTCCTCCATGAGTATTTCTTAATTCCTTTTGTCTTTTAAAGCTTGATTTATCGTAAATGTATTTTGGGCTTGCACAACCTTGGAATAGTAAAAGGGCACTAATAAACAGAACAAAAGGTAGATTTTTTTTCATGGCATAATTGTTTTTAAATCGTAAAAGCAATTATCATGCCTTAAATTCTAGAATAAAGAGTTATACATATTCATAAAAACTGTGTATACTTGAATTATAATTTTACCGTTATTAAACAAAACACAATAGTTATGAAACGACTTTTTTTTGCTTCACTGTTTGCTTTGCTAACAACCGTTAGTTTTGCACAACCTGTTTTCGATTTAGGCTTAAAAGCCGGAGTTCATTACTCTAATTTGAATTTGGATGGCGAATTTGATTTAAATTCGGATGCCATCACCCAAATGCACTGGGGAGCTTTTGGCCGAATTGGTTTTAACCGTTTATATGTTCAACCCGAAGTTTATTTTAGTAAAAAAGGGGGAGACCTGTCATACGATGTTTTGAATTTAACAGGAGGATTTGATTACAGTAATGTGGATGTACCTGTTCTTTTAGGATACAAAGTAGTTAAAAGCACCATGTTTGATGTGCACTTAATGGCCGGCCCGGTATTTAGTTTTGTAACCGATGCCGATTATCCCAACGAGTTAGATCCGTATTTACACGATGAGTTTTTTGACAAGCATTTATTTGGAGTACAATACGGATTGGGAGTTGATGTGTTGTTTTTAATCGTTGATGCCAGGGTAGAACACGCTGGTAAAGTATATAACGATCCGGATTTGATTAGCGGAAAGTCAACAACCTTTATGCTAACAGTAGGATTTAAAATATTGTAAGCGAAAAAGAAAAAGGCTTCAGGAAATTGAAGCCTTTTTTATTTAACCGTTTTGTTCTTTCTTATTAAACCAGTTTAGCGGGTTTAACTGCTTTTTATATTTGGTAAACAGTTCTTTGCCAACCAATAATCCTCCGGCCCAAAACACAACTTCCATTAAAATGAAGCTTGTTGTTGATGCCGCTACTTTTGTTTTGGTAGGCAAATCAAAAAACGGAATAATCAGTGTGGCTGCAAAAAACACGCCTGAAAAGATCATTAGAAATATCCCGATTTTTATCTGACTGTTTTTTCGACTCATAAAATTCAAAACAGAAAAAGCCCGGGATTGTTCCCGCCAGATATCACTTCTTCAAACTTTGTAAAAGAATGGTGTAAGCATTTGGCCCTTCGTTAAATAGTAGGTCGAGGATGCTTAAATTTGGTGAGAATCCGTATTTCTCTGCAAATACCTGGGTGTATGTTTGTGGAATAAATGCGGAATCGGGGTTCTGTTTCAACTTGGGAGAAATTCCATCGCGCAAATTAAATGTATTTTCCGGTACCGACTCAAAATCTGTTGTTAACCTGATTTTGTTTTTAATTTCAAAAAAATCGCAGAGTTGATCGTGTATTTTCATGTTATGATCGAGCAGATATTTGGTTTTGCTCTCGAAAAACGGATAAAGCTCATCTTGATAATACTCGAAATATGGCGACGAATTGTAAGCCGAAACAATGGTTTGCCAATGATTACGTTGCCAGTTTTCGTCGTACGAGATTTGCAGATCTTTAATTAAAACCTTTGGGCCGCGCCCTTTAACTACCGGAATAACAAGCGAAATTGGACCATTGCCTCCCAAAATTTCAGAGCGATTGCGATACGTTTGTTTGGTAAAATTTTCGTATTGCTCAATGTAAACCACATCGTAGTGCAAATAACGGGTGTAAAAATGTACAGGAGCAAA
It contains:
- a CDS encoding porin family protein; protein product: MKRLFFASLFALLTTVSFAQPVFDLGLKAGVHYSNLNLDGEFDLNSDAITQMHWGAFGRIGFNRLYVQPEVYFSKKGGDLSYDVLNLTGGFDYSNVDVPVLLGYKVVKSTMFDVHLMAGPVFSFVTDADYPNELDPYLHDEFFDKHLFGVQYGLGVDVLFLIVDARVEHAGKVYNDPDLISGKSTTFMLTVGFKIL
- a CDS encoding transporter suffix domain-containing protein produces the protein MSRKNSQIKIGIFLMIFSGVFFAATLIIPFFDLPTKTKVAASTTSFILMEVVFWAGGLLVGKELFTKYKKQLNPLNWFNKKEQNG
- a CDS encoding WbqC family protein, translating into MNNNALLLSSAYFAPVHFYTRYLHYDVVYIEQYENFTKQTYRNRSEILGGNGPISLVIPVVKGRGPKVLIKDLQISYDENWQRNHWQTIVSAYNSSPYFEYYQDELYPFFESKTKYLLDHNMKIHDQLCDFFEIKNKIRLTTDFESVPENTFNLRDGISPKLKQNPDSAFIPQTYTQVFAEKYGFSPNLSILDLLFNEGPNAYTILLQSLKK